The following are encoded together in the Triticum dicoccoides isolate Atlit2015 ecotype Zavitan chromosome 6B, WEW_v2.0, whole genome shotgun sequence genome:
- the LOC119322466 gene encoding senescence-specific cysteine protease SAG39-like, translating into MAISKALILSILGCLCFCSSVLAARELNDDLSMVARHKSWMVQYNRVYKDTTEKAHRFQVFKANVGFIESFNAKNHKFYLGINQFTDLTNEEFKATKANKGYEPSLERVPTEFRYENVTLDALPETVDWRTKGAVTPIKDQGQCGCCWAFSAVAATEGIVKLKTGKLISLSEQELVDCDVHGEDQGCEGGLMDDAFKFIIKNGGLTTESNYPYTATDDKCKSGTNGAATIKSYEDVPANNEGALMQAVASQPISVAVDGGDMTFQFYKGGVMTGSCGTDLDHGIAAIGYGKTNDGTKYWLLKNSWGTTWGENGYLRMEKDITDKRGMCGLAMEPSYPTA; encoded by the exons ATGGCCATCTCAAAAGCTTTGATCCTTAGCATCCTCGGGTGCCTCTGCTTCTGCAGTTCAGTCCTAGCAGCTCGGGAGCTCAACGATGACTTGTCGATGGTGGCAAGGCACAAGAGCTGGATGGTGCAGTACAACCGTGTGTACAAGGACACTACTGAGAAGGCACATCGATTTCAGGTGTTCAAGGCCAATGTCGGATTCATCGAGTCGTTTAACGCCAAGAACCACAAGTTCTATTTGGGCATCAATCAGTTCACCGACCTAACCAACGAGGAGTTCAAGGCGACAAAGGCTAACAAGGGATACGAACCAAGCTTGGAGAGGGTTCctaccgaattcaggtacgagaatgTAACTCTCGATGCACTTCCAGAAACCGTAGACTGGAGGACCAAAGGTGCAGTTACTCCCATCAAGGATCAGGGCCAATGTG GTTGTTGTTGGGCATTTTCTGCTGTCGCTGCTACAGAGGGCATTGTTAAGCTCAAAACTGGCAAGCTTATCTCATTGTCGGAGCAAGAGTTAGTGGATTGTGATGTCCATGGAGAAGACCAAGGTTGTGAAGGAGGGCTCATGGATGATGCATTTAAGTTCATTATCAAGAATGGCGGTCTCACCACCGAGTCCAACTACCCATATACTGCAACAGATGACAAGTGCAAGAGTGGAACCAATGGTGCCGCAACCATCAAAAGCTATGAGGATGTTCCAGCCAACAACGAGGGAGCCCTCATGCAAGCCGTCGCAAGTCAACCTATCTCAGTAGCTGTAGATGGAGGAGATATGACGTTCCAGTTTTACAAAGGTGGAGTGATGACTGGCTCATGTGGCACTGACCTAGACCATGGTATTGCAGCTATTGGTTATGGCAAGACCAACGATGGCACAAAGTATTGGTTGTTGAAGAATTCATGGGGAACAACATGGGGCGAGAACGGATATTTAAGAATGGAGAAGGACATCACCGACAAGAGAGGCATGTGTGGCCTTGCGATGGAGCCTTCTTACCCCACTGCATAG
- the LOC119321945 gene encoding uncharacterized protein LOC119321945, protein MQFSETKALSDAVGFGSAFLFASVFGIRLYNTRKLVPSGLISVLSLGALGVFYAAYLQDKKEGSWPSSRIETVSTLDSIRRGPGLLHVSCNNPVSVVLFKYSEADFTVKPRDCITQMIVQVIAMSKVIEVEDLDMGLRRR, encoded by the exons ATGCAGTTTTCTGAGACGAAGGCACTAAGCGATGCTGTTGGATTTGGGTCTGCCTTTCTGTTTGCCTCTGTGTTTG GTATCAGGTTGTACAATACCCGGAAGCTGGTGCCATCCGGCCTTATTTCAGTACTCTCTCTAGGTGCCCTGGGAGTCTTCTACGCTGCTTACTTGCAAGACAAG AAGGAGGGGAGCTGGCCTTCTTCACGTATCGAGACAGTTTCTACCTTGGATTCAATAAGGAGGGGACCCGGCCTTCTTCACGTCTCGTGCAACAA CCCGGTGAGTGTCGTGCTCTTCAAATACTCAGAGGCGGACTTCACTGTGAAGCCCAGAGACTGCATCACGCAGATGATCGTCCAGGTGATTGCAATGTCGAAGGTCATCGAGGTGGAGGACCTCGACATGGGGCTGCGGcgacgatga